GCGCAGGTGGCCACGATGCCGTGGTACCAACGCTGCTCGCCGTTGTCGTCAGCCAGTTGGACCGCCACCGGCGTGGCGAGCAACGCCCCCAGGTTGGGCTGTGCATCCGTGCACAGGGCATCGATGCGGTAGTCGAACAACTGCCCCAAGGCCTCGTGCGCCTGCATGCGGTGCAGCCGCAGGCGGTCGCCAAGGTCGGAGTGCAGCGTGATGGTGCGCGGCATCGAAGCATCCACAGGTGGGTAGGCAACGCGGGGTGCGCCGGCCGGCAGTGCACAATCGCCGGCCTGCGCGCACCGTCGCATGCCGGTCACGGGCCATCACTGCCAGGGCGATGCTCCCATGCAGGCAGCGGGCAAAGCCGACATTTCGTCTCAGCACTGCGCAGGCGTGCGCGCCGTCACGACCCATCCGTGCACAGGCTGGCCACGCTCGCTGCGCAGCACATCCAGCAAGATTGCCATCGGCTGCAGACCGGCGCTGTGCAAGGCGGCCACCACATGCGCATGGCTGTGCTGATAGCGGCCGCTGGCATCCAGGTCGACCCGGTCGCCGTCTGTCTCCAGCGCCTCGACGGTGAAGCCAAGCACGCCGCCAGGCCGCAATGCACCGGCCGCCGCCGCCAGCACCGGTTGCAGCGCGCCGAAGTACACCAGCGTGTCTGCGCAGGCCACCACATCCCAGCGCGCGGGCGTCCCCTGCAGGTAGGCGGTGAGTTCGGCCACCTCCAGCGCATCGTAGCCGCCGCGCTGCTGCGCCTTGGCCACCATGCCTGGCGACAGGTCCACACCCACCAGCTGCTGCGCATACGGCCGCAGCAGGGGCGCGCACAATCCTGTGCCGCAGCCGGCATCCAGGATGGCCAAGTTGGCGCTCGGCGCGGGCAGGCATGCCGCCAATGCGTCGGCCAGGCGCTGGGGCGCGCGGTAGTCCAGGTTGTGCAGCAGTTGTTCGTCGAAGCTGTCGGCAAAGCCATCGAACAGCTCGCGTACATAGCTGTCCCCGGCACGCGGCGGCGCGGCGACGCCACCGCAGGCCGCGAGCATGTGCGCGGCCACCGCATTGCCCGGGTCGCGCGCCAGCCACGCACGATAGACCGCCTGCGCCTGCACGTGCTCGCCAAGCAGGTAGAGCCCGGTGCCCAGCGCCTCGCGCGCCGGCAGATGCTCCGGCGCCAGGGTGCAGGCCTGCTGCAGGCACTCCACCGACTGCTGCAGATGCTCGGCGGCCTGCGCGTTGTTGCGCAGGAACAGCCCCAGCAAATAGTGCGCCTGTGCCGAGTCCGGATGGGTATGCAACAGCGCCGCGTAGGTGACGAAGGCCTCCTGCGGGCGCCGCTGCGCTTCCAGCACCGCAGCCAGATTGGCCAGCGCATCGGCATGGGCGGGTGCCAGCGTCAGGGCGCGGCGGTAGCACTGTTCGGCATCGCCCAGCCGCCCGCATTCGCGGTGGATGTTGCCCAGGTTGTTGCACGCATCCGGCTGGGCGGGGTCCAGCGCAAGCGCCTGGGTGATCGAGACCACGGCTGCGTCGCTCTGCCCGCGCTGATGCAGCAGGACGCCGTGGAAATGCTGTGCGTCCACGTGCGCGGGCTGTGCATCCAGCACCTGCCTGTACAACTGCGCGGCGCGGTCGAACTGGCCGCTGCGGTGCGCGTCGATGGCCTGTTGCAAGGTGTCCGGCGGCAGGCGGGTGGCGGTGTGCATCGGGGCTCTCCAAGGGGCGGCAAGATGACGACGGAATTGCTGCAGTACGGGTGCGGGTGCGGGTGCGGGTTCGACGATGCGCATCGTGACCGGCCAGTGCGTGCTGCGCGCCGGCGTTGCGCCTGTTGCAGGCGCGGTGCGCCCGCAGCATCGCGGCAATGGCTGCGGCTGTGGCCTGTGCGCACGCGGCGAACGCGCAGCAACCATCCCGCGCGCGGCGGCTGCGCTCAGCCGATCAGCACGGTGAAGCACCCCAGGGTGATCACCCCGCCATGTGCGGTGCTGTCGCCCAGGCGTGCGGCCGGCTGCCCGGCGATCAACACGGTGGGCGCACCGGCCACGATGCTGTCCGGCGGGCCCACACACACCGCCGCATCGCCGATGCGTGCGGCAGGCAGGCCGCCGATCAGTACCGTGGGCGCACCGGGGCCGAGGATGGGGCCGCCCACGTGCGGCACCACCCCGGTCACCATCGGGCAGACGTGCAGGTCGGTCAGGCGTGCGGCGGGTTGCATGGCAACGCTTCGATGCAATCGGTGGCGGGCACTGTGGCGCCTGCGCCTACCGCTCACCCGACAATTCGTCTCAGCGCTGCGCCACCACCGAGGTGCTCGCTGCGTCGGCATCGGCGTCGGCGGGCGTCGGTGTTGCCGGTTGCAGCTGCGCCAGGGTCTGCCGTGCGGCGCGCAGGGGCTCCTCGGCGTTGCCGAAGATGCCGGTGAGGATCTGCACCGCCTGCTGCGCATGCGCGCGTGCGTCGGCTGTCCGGCCCAGGGTGCGCTCGGCCTCGGACATGCCGCGCAGGATCTCGGCGGTCTGCGGGTGCGCACGGCCCAGCACCCGCAGCGAGGCCGTCAGCGTGGCGCGCTGTTCGGCCAGCGACTGTGCCGCCTGCCCAGCGTCCAGCAACCAGAACGCATGGTTGCTGCGGAAGGTGATCGTCTCAGGCGCGTCTTCGCCAAACATGCGGCGTGCCCGCTCCAACGCCGCCCGGTAATGCGGGCCGGCCTCGGCCAGCTTGCCCTGTTGTCGCAATGCACCGGCCAGGTTGCCTTCCACCATCAGCGTGTCGGCGGCGTTGTCGCCATAGAGCTTGCGGTGGATCTGCAGCAGCGGCGTCAGCTCGGCCTCTGCGCCGGCGAAGTCGCGCTGCATCAGCAGATACACCGACAAACTGTTGCGCATCGACAGCACGAACGGATGCTCGGGCCCGTCCAGGGCGATGCGGTCGCGCAGCAGGGCGCGCTGCAAGGCGATCGCCGGTGCCACTTGCCCGACCTCGGCCAGCATGGCGGCGTAGACGTTGCCGGCGTCGATGCGCTGGCCTGCACGCGTGGCGGGGTTGGCCAGCGCCGCCACGTAGGCATGCCGGCTTTCGGTCATGGCCTCGGCGATGCGGCCCTGGTCGCGCAGCGTCCAGGCCAGCCATCCGCGCATGTCGTTGGCCATGGTCTGCTGCTGCGCATCGCCGCGCTGCGCGTGCGCAATGCCCTGGCGCAGCAGCTGCGCGGCTTCCTCGCGCTTGCCGGCACCGCGCAGCGCCTGGCCCAGCATGGAGGTGGCCTTCAGCGCAGGCAGGCTGCCCTCGCCCGCGCTCTCCCGCGCCAGCCGCTGCGCGGTGCGCAGGTGCTCCACCGCCTGCGGATACTTGGCCAGCGCAATCAGGGTACGGCCCAATGTCAGTTCGACATCGGTGCGTGCATC
The window above is part of the Xanthomonas campestris pv. badrii genome. Proteins encoded here:
- a CDS encoding PAAR domain-containing protein codes for the protein MQPAARLTDLHVCPMVTGVVPHVGGPILGPGAPTVLIGGLPAARIGDAAVCVGPPDSIVAGAPTVLIAGQPAARLGDSTAHGGVITLGCFTVLIG
- a CDS encoding tetratricopeptide repeat protein, producing MHTATRLPPDTLQQAIDAHRSGQFDRAAQLYRQVLDAQPAHVDAQHFHGVLLHQRGQSDAAVVSITQALALDPAQPDACNNLGNIHRECGRLGDAEQCYRRALTLAPAHADALANLAAVLEAQRRPQEAFVTYAALLHTHPDSAQAHYLLGLFLRNNAQAAEHLQQSVECLQQACTLAPEHLPAREALGTGLYLLGEHVQAQAVYRAWLARDPGNAVAAHMLAACGGVAAPPRAGDSYVRELFDGFADSFDEQLLHNLDYRAPQRLADALAACLPAPSANLAILDAGCGTGLCAPLLRPYAQQLVGVDLSPGMVAKAQQRGGYDALEVAELTAYLQGTPARWDVVACADTLVYFGALQPVLAAAAGALRPGGVLGFTVEALETDGDRVDLDASGRYQHSHAHVVAALHSAGLQPMAILLDVLRSERGQPVHGWVVTARTPAQC